ATTTTCCATGTAGCTGCTTTATCTATCCACATTAAAGGTGTGTGGACAACGAAATTATAATCCATAGCTAAATTTAAAGTAACATTTAGAGATTTAATAAATACATCCCTACAATCAGGATATCCACTAAAATCAGTTTCACATACTCCTGTAACAATGTGATTTGCACCTTTAACTTTAGCTAATACTCCAGCGAAAGTTAAGAACAACATGTTACGTCCTTCTACAAATGTTGATGGAAGGCCTCCATTTTCACCTGCTTTGATTTCAATATCATCTCTTGTAAGCGCATTTGGTGCTAATTGATTTAGCAATTCCATATCTAATATATGATGTTCAATTCCTAATTCCTTAGCTATAGCAGTTGCACATTCAATTTCCTTTTTATGCTTTTGATTATAATTAAATGTTACAGCTATTACCTCTTCAAATTCTTTAAGTGCCCAAAATAAACATGTGGTTGAATCTTGACCACCGCTAAACACAACAACAGCTTTTCTATTCATATTCAACTTCCTCCATTTTTGCATACAAATTCTAATTATTTCATAATTATTAAAGCTTCTTGCCTTAACATATCATTATTTTCAAATCTTCCAGTAAAAGTCGTGGTAGTGGTAACAGAACCAGGTTTCTTAATCCCTCTTGAAGTCATACAACCATGTTCACCAGTAATAAGAACACCAACATCATCACTTCCTGT
The window above is part of the Clostridium saccharoperbutylacetonicum N1-4(HMT) genome. Proteins encoded here:
- the queC gene encoding 7-cyano-7-deazaguanine synthase QueC, which produces MNRKAVVVFSGGQDSTTCLFWALKEFEEVIAVTFNYNQKHKKEIECATAIAKELGIEHHILDMELLNQLAPNALTRDDIEIKAGENGGLPSTFVEGRNMLFLTFAGVLAKVKGANHIVTGVCETDFSGYPDCRDVFIKSLNVTLNLAMDYNFVVHTPLMWIDKAATWKMADDFGKLDYVREKTLTCYNGIIGDGCGECPACKLRRRGLEQYLESKTK